Proteins from a single region of Gorilla gorilla gorilla isolate KB3781 chromosome 16, NHGRI_mGorGor1-v2.1_pri, whole genome shotgun sequence:
- the MTHFS gene encoding 5-formyltetrahydrofolate cyclo-ligase isoform X7: MPGTVGTAGHLYHPRQWRCLLRGPGEGPGSGRSGGRAVTAPRHRSPNRGGRAGPRGPHEGWVPRARGEVIAHSEYQKSKRISIFLSMQDEIETEEIIKDIFQRGKICFIPRYQFQNNHMDMVRVESPEEISLLPKTSWNIPQPGEGDVREEALSTGIEDRTELQA; the protein is encoded by the exons ATGCCAGGCACCGTGGGTACTGCCGGCCATCTTTACCATCCCCGCCAGTGGCGCTGCCTCCTCCGCGGTCCCGGTGAGGGCCCAGGCTCAGGGAGGTCAGGCGGCAGGGCAGTGACGGCGCCTCGCCACCGCTCCCCTAACCGGGGAGGGCGAGCTGGACCACGGGGACCGCACGAGGGCTGGGTCCCAAGGGCCAGAGGCGAG GTGATTGCCCACAGTGAGTATCAAAAGTCCAAAAGAATTTCCATCTTTCTGAGCATGCAAGATGAAATAGAGACAGAAGAGATCATCAAGGACATTTTCCAGCGAGGCAAAATCTGCTTCATCCCTCGGTACCAGTTCCAGAACAATCACATGGATATGGTGAGAGTAGAATCACCAGAGGAAATTTCTTTACTTCCCAAAACATCCTGGAATATCCCTCAGCCTGGTGAGGGTGATGTTCGGGAGGAGGCCTTGTCCACAG